From the genome of Medicago truncatula cultivar Jemalong A17 chromosome 2, MtrunA17r5.0-ANR, whole genome shotgun sequence:
TTTACCTTCTATATCGTGTGTTTAATTTTGTACTCtgaattgtttttaattatttcccAATCTCATAAACGTTCACATCACATTTTTAGTATGTCTCTTGGTTGGTCTTTGTTCATTTATGTATAGTACCACCAAGCAAGCTGCACTTGTCccttttcttattttatgttttttattttttattttttatctaacATATGGTCTTTTATGATTATTAATGTAAGATGGTAAGGATATTAGGTGAACATAACATTTTAGGGAACATACACTCGCAAAACCCGTACACTCATTTTTGTGTGAACTTGGGTACCAATTTATTTTCTCCCTAATACTAACAATGGGTCAAACTCATGGGATTAGGAGGTAGTATGAGGCAAAGTAATGTGATTATTTTGATTGTATGATACAGGGCTCATGCTAGTGTGGGAGAGCTTGATAGGTCTCCCATCGTGAGCAAGcgaaaaaaataacttttgacGGTCAGATATTAAAATTCTATGATTGTTAACATACACCAACAACAGCGGATATTTTTTAATTCTCGCTTTGTTCTCTCTTCTCCATCTTCAACATGCTTTCTCTGTTTCTCACCCAAAAATTCAGATTGGCAGCAACATGAGTTTCAAATAGAGTTGACATATAAGCTTAGTCGAACGCATCTTCCGTTGATATGAAGCTCTGCCATTGAaaccaatatatttttctttgaaatatcAACGTGCTTCCATGAAAGAgtaatgacataatttttttagaaaaacttaATGAATTTATTTAACCAATTTAAGTGTGAAAGATTCAAGTTTTAATAgtttaaaaaagaacaaaaatgaaatttaagtacaaaattttgatttttcgaaaGCTTCACACATCTTTGAAACCTCTCAACCACCTTTTGGGGCTTTTAGGAACCGCAAGCAaacaccatttttcttttttgcagaagaTGCAAGCAAATTATTGAACAAGCATAAaatccattgtttggatattaATAAAGGAACACAAGTTAATTAGTtagcttatttattttttctttaacaaattCCTTTCATTATATTAATCTTGAACTGGGACATTCCCCTTCCTTTGTTTTCCAATTCCTTGTCAATTTTCACAATCAATTATGGATTGATTATCGCAAGCAGAGAGAAAGATTTGTTCTGGAAAACGAAAGTAGTTGAAGGAGAAAGAGAAGAGTGAGAATGGAAATTGATAAGGTGTTGGTAGTGCATCATAACAATCTTAAAAGCTTACAATCTAACGGTTAATAATACTCTCACCGTGAGAGACTTATCAAGGTCGCTCACCCTAAAAGGCGCCTACATACAGTTTATACTTAAAACGATAGGATAAAATAAGAATTCTTTGAACAacaaataaatgttaaaaattcaCTATAAGTGAAGGAAATTATGTAGGGTCTCTCTAATAGGCACACTTTTATAAAAGGGGTATCATATTCACTATCACAAACTAAAATTCACTATAAGTTCACAGTTACAAGAGTAGAAGCCCTCACATGGCTAAGAGTTGTTCCACCCACAAACTTCAAAAGTTGAAAACGTGAAATAAGATAGAAGCTCTTTATTAGTAGCAATTCTATCacaaattgttatttattaacAAACATAGTTTATACAAAAATGAATCGAAAATTTGACGTTGTCATACATACAATTTGGACTGTCAAATTAAAATTGGGCAAACCAAGTACACTTAAACAATAAGGTCTAAAATACATAATTGAAATATGAGTGGTCCAATCTTGATTCAAAGGTCTACATCAACAAACACATAAAtgtaaaaaatccaaaataataaattttacaaaatagtGTATCAGaagaattttaaatattaatatataaaaaataagatgCAAGATGGGGATGGTGAGTGTTGTAAAGTAATATTActtagcatttttttttggtgtttagTGCATTTACCTGTCCTCCATAAAACTCAAACTCTTTTTTTCAGTTAACGGACACTTACTTAccatttttcttcctcttttttttagTCTGACAGTCAATAATTTTTTGGTAACAATATTTGTTTTGGTAACAAGACATTATCAATTTTGATATGTGTGTCACCGTGTTTGCTGTTATTATAGGATTTATGGTTTTGATCATTCTTATGGGTGTTGCTAAATTCACATGAATACATTGAATCCTAATGACACCGATCAAACTTGCCATATTACTTTCATGCTAAATCTTTGAATCATATATTATTGAAATCCGTGAATATTTCGTTATCACATATGATTCCACTTTGTTGAACTATGTTTATTACTTCAAAATGTGAATTTACAGGTTAACAAGGAAAGACACGTGGATATGGAATTTGGaaaaatcaaatacattttCTATTTGTAGTGCTTACAATTTTTAGATTGCTCAACATAGTGTTGACGCTCGTGTGGATGTGAAGCTGCTTTGGCAAAAGGATATCCCTCTGAATGTCGTGGTTTTCGCTTTGCGTCTGTTACATAATAGATTACCAACAAAAGATAACTTACTTCGGCGTGGAGTTCTCAATAATGATTTTTGTCTGTGTTACCGGATGTGGCTCTTTAGAAACCgtcaatcatttatttttacattgccTGTTTATTGGGTTTGTCTGGAATATTATCCTTCGTTGGGTAGGACTCTCTACGGCTGCCCCATTCTTGGCTTCGAAGCATTTTACTCAGTTCAGTTTTGGTGGTGGGGGAACTCAGGTGCAACAATCAATTTTAACTGTCATTTCGTTTGGTACTGTGTGGGAAAtgtggaaagaaagaaataacaagaTTTTCAACAGTAAAGAATGCTCGATTTTGTGTTTGGTGGACAAAATAAAGCTACTTTCCTTCTCTTGGTTGAAGATGAAATTTGttcatttatctttcaattACCATAGTTGGTGACTGAATCCCCTCGCAATTTTGGGCTATGGCTAGCTGTTATTTCTTTTGTgtgtatttttgttgttttcttttctccGTTTGTAAATATTGTTAATACTTTTCAAGTATTTCTTGGGCACACCTTGTGTTAGGaaaaacattttgttttgataatatatttcattttagctttttcaacaaaaaaattaattaatttttttttcttcaatagaGACAGCATCGATCGAATAGTCATGCATTGTGTTCTAGGAATCATGTCTCacttaaaactgaaaaaaaaaaataatctccaTAAGCAAGGTCATGAAAATAAGGCCCCGTTTACTTagtgaaaacaatttatatctTTTCGTTTTCTGAAGTATGTGTTCATTTTGACTTGCTAATGAAAGGATGTGATATTATTGAAAGGAATCATtgtaatagagagaaaatgaaatgcTTGCTAGAGATTATTCATTTTCggaaataataaaaacaactttttggcattatcattgtttccaaaaaattcacattattGTTTAGGTCAAGACTCCGTACGTTATCTCGTTGCTAGCATGTAAAATTAGCACAAGTTTTATGTGTTATCCCACCTTAATTAACAAATTTTTCACAATAAAAAGTATAAGAAAAACATCaagcaaaattgaaattaaccAAACATAGCCTATATATTTTCTCTACATAGTTCATGTTCTCCTTTgataatttcttcatttttaatgtCTTCCTTGATCATTTTCTTGGCTTGGAAGGATTTGGTCTTGTAGGCATTCTGTAGCATCACAATCCTTTGTTAGCTCTTCTGCAATTTCAGCAGGAGTAACTTGAACTTCTCCTAAAAGAACTTCAATCTTTTCAAAGAGTTCATGTTCAGTAATGCAAAGGTAGTTAACAACCAATTGCTTAAAAGCAGAAAAGTTGCAATATGACAAATGAATTTGCTTGTCCATTTTACCAGGCCTTAACAGAGCATGATCTACCACACGTTCTGCTTCTCGGAGAGgttttaatatattgtttttgaccGTTTAAAAAAACTCTAAGAATAAATCCACCATGGATAAAGCTTCAAGCTTTTGGAGAAAGAAGAAAGTGATTCTTATTCATTGATTGTAAAACGGTTACAGTAATAGCTATATATAGAAGCTGAAACTTCTAACTAACTACATGCAACATAAATGAAATGTAAATGAAAGTGAAATTACAAAAGCTCAAATGAATTAAACTTGCGCGCTAAGTAACGtctatattattttcattatgtATTTTCTTCTGCTTCTCTTCAATGCTTTCCTCTAATAACAAGATATTGAAATCTTATAATGCTTGTATTGTATCGTATCTTTTGAAGCTTCAAAGGGTACAATGGTGTGAATTTATGTTGGTTgcttggttatatatatatatatatatatatatatatatatatatatatatatatatatatatatatatatatatatatatatattacattaaaGATATGCCAAGGTGGTAATATATTATTTTGCTAGTcaatataaatcaaatcaaGTCAAAAGTTTAAGAATggtaaataaaaattcaatagtttaattctattttattttatgaaataaatcatataacttttttttttgtgttgacCTCTGATTTTCAAGAGAAAGGGTCATGTTGATCAAGAGTTTGCCAGAAGGTAAGTAAAATACGACCAAGAattgttttcttcattctttaTCTCATGTTTGATGATTTTCTTGGCTTGGAGGAATTTGATAAGGTATTGTAGGCATTCTGCAGCATCAACCTCCTTTGTTAGCTCTTCTACAATTTCAGCTGGAGTAACTTGAACTTGTCCTTTTCTATTGCCTTTTATTACCATGTGTTTAATTTTGTACTCTGAATTGTTTTTCTATCTATTTCGGAATCTCATAAACGTTCACACCACATTTTTAGTATGTCTCTTGTTTGGTCTTTGTTCATTTTTGTATAgttccacacacacacacgttaTCTTTGCAATAGAGGCATATACCCAGGGAAGGGTTgggttacaattttttttttccccctTCTTTTCGTGTAAACATAAGTGTAGATGAGACTATGCTGAACTTGGAATGCACCTCTAATAGTACCACCAAGCAAGTTGTacttgtccattttcatattttatgttCCTTTTATGATTATAAATGCAAGATGGTAAGAATATTAGGTGAACACAACATTTTAGGGAGTGTACTCACGATACCCGTACACTCCCTAATATTAAGTATGAGTCAAACTCATGGCTTAGGGAGTGTATGTTGGAACTTGGAATTTGTAACAGTTAGCCATATATAGATCTAGATACAAGTTATAACATATTTACAATATCATAAACTGCATAccttataaaatttaatagatCAATATTGTTAAGGGAGAGAACGGTATGAGAGGAATTACCCACATTGTCGTCTAGGTTTTCAGATATTCCTGGATATTGCAAAACCGCATCGTAATCCAGGTACAAATTGTTTGGATTTGTTTGAGTTAGATATTTTTTCATTCTTTGATCTGACGTATACAATATATTCAATCAACGCTAAAATATCCAAGATGTTTTCTGATGCGACAGAGTTGCTCTAGTTCACCGCGGAGGTAGTTCTCCGGTGAGATTACAACAAGGTTACGATGAGGTTCTAGAGAGAACTTGATAGAAGAGTCGGTAAAAGTAGTGAAAATGTGTCCTTGTTGTGGTGCATAGCCATCTATATATTACAGAGCTCGTTTGTAACTATCTTTGTGAAACCCAACAAAGAATGCGGGAGTTCGTTGGAGATCACGTCAACGATCCTAATCGAAAGAGACATGCTTCTGTGCGGCCAAGAGCATGCAAGGTTGTAGTCCAAAAGCAGATGAGGAATAGGGGTTATTGGGTCATTGTGTGTTGGGCTGGCGACATGGGTTAGGACTCAGTCGAAAACATGCTTTTATAgaacaaatttattgaataaagaagaacaaaaacattaaattcGACAAGAAAATGAGCTGCAATATTATTTTAATCTCCTTGTATGGGAGAGAGGAATTAGGTTCCGACCTTTTACTAGAAGTTATCGTTCTTCCATGTAGTCATCATGTTCTGATTCTGAATTGGATACTTCACTTCACTTCTcatcccattttttttttttaaaggcaaaatgaaatatattaacaaacaaagtTCATGTCTAGCGCAAGTAGTGCAATGATAGAAATCAAAAGTATCTAGAACCAATTACAAACAACAAATCGGAAAAGGCTTAGCCAAACGAAGCTAGCTATGTGACGAAACTCAAACACATAAAAGGATCATGCCACCAACCATGAAGATCATGATTAAAATCTAAATTTACATGTTTCGTTTTCAATCGCCAAAACGATATAAGCTTTACTTTGTCAAATAATTGGTACAACGAACCCTCCTTATTATGAAAAATACAACAATTTCTGTCCTTCCAGATAACCCAAAAGCAAGATAACCATATGATATGATTAAATTCCAAACATGTTTAGAGACCTTCTGAATTTccaagttgattaagatgatctGCAACATGCAACAggtttaatgataaaaaaaaacctaaccaTTGTCGCACCAAATACCATAAGCTCCCAAGGAAATCACAACCCATAAAGAAATGATTGACACTTTCCTCCATATTagtattaaagataatgattccTCGACGAACCAATTTATCCTTAGTAGGTAACCTAATTAATAACAAAGCGCcaagcaaaaagaaaaactttgaATGGTACCTATTTGTTCTAAATAATGTTGGTAGTCTCAGCATGGTCAATCTCCTCCACATTTGACAGCTCATGGTAAACACGGCTTACTATGTAACCTTTAGTCGGATCATTTTATCAGCACCACCTATCTTGCACACCCTCTTGCAAAAAATAGTTATGTAAAAATAGCTATGAAAATCAGAGTTCTAAAGGTGAGGTAAACTAATGTGattattttctcttataaatcaaagctataaaaaaaataggtagAAAATAGTGTTATAAAATTTCCCCATGCTTGGACCCTTCATTGGCCTTGAGCAATTGCTTAGGTAGGAAGAATTAGGAACAAGTGGACATGCATCAAGGTCAAAGAGCAGAACATCAAGTACATGAAAAAGTGAGTATTAGGCAAGGAAAAAAACCAAGGTATCACCAACTTTGGTTCCAAGTTAGAGTTTAAACTCCTCCAAGTCATAAAATGTCATAAATTGGGCTCTCACCTCACATGATCACTTCAAGTGATTTTGATTCCgctaaattttcataaaagatCATGTTCTATTATAGGCTTGACTATAAACCGATATGTCGAATACATTTCTTGTGAAAGCAAGAATGACTTAAAGACACTTTTTTCAAGGGTTGTAACAGAACCATGGAAATTTGTTGCAAGGTAGGTTAAGTCaaacaaatcataatttttcacaaaaagtATAGTCCAAAGAGCATCTAATGTGCTATCCCACCTTAACATTTTTTCACAACAAAAAGTATAGTACATAGTACACACTGCATATTTTTCCTTTTACAAGAAAAACATCAAGCAAATTGAAATATCCCAATTGTAAGTTTGATACGAAAGTGGACACCCAACTCAAGATAATTTTAAGTCTAAAGATGCCTATAAAAGGATATAGAGTATCTAAATAGCTTAACTTATTGTTTCTAGTACATAACCAAACATGGCCTATATATTTTCACTCCCTAGTTCAGATTCTTCTTTGACATTTTCTTCCTTCTTTATCTcttcctttttcattttctttactTGGAGGAATTTGATAAGGTCTTGTAGGCATTCTGTAGCATCAACATCCTTTGTAAGCTCTTCTGCAATTTCAGCAGGAGTAACTTGAACTTCTCCTAGAAGCACTTCAATCTTATCAAAGAGTTCATGTTCAGTAATGCAAAGGTAGTTAATAATCAATTTCTTAAAAGCAGAAAAGTTGCAATATGACAAGTGAATCTGCTTGTCTATTCTACCAGGCCTTAATAGAGCAGGATCAAGCCTTTCTTTGTGATTTGTTGTGAAAACAATTATGTGTTCTTCTCCACAGCATGACCAAAGACCATCTACTGCATTCAATAGTCCTGAAAGTGTCACCTGTTGACAAATTATGAACAAATGTTAGGTTCAAATTAAATCTTGGTGACATTATAGTTCATGATGTCCAGAATATTATATCTTCGTTGGGTATTTGTCACGTTCTTATCAACAGGAATAAAATTTGTTGGCTAAATTATGACTGTAGTTAAATATATCTAAGCTAGATTCATGTAGggttgaattatttttaatatcttcTAGTTTTATGCATCTGTGTGACATTTTAGTACGAATGAAACTCAAAGATTAATgatatatttgaagaaaaatatacacCTTATCATTGTCTCCATTATCAACagcttctttctcttcttctcggTTCTGCAAATTTATAGTGCAATCAATATCCTCTATCACAAGTATCGCACGGTTGGACATGCTGAGAATTAGTTGCTTCAAGCTCTTATTATCCTCTACATCTGTGAGATCCAAGTCATAGATATCATAGTTGAGATAGTTAGCCATGGCTGCAATCAAGCTAGACTTTCCAGTACCAGGAGGGCCATACAACAAGTAACCGCGTTTCCAAGCTTTCCCGGTTCTTCTATAAAATTCATTATCCCTCACAAATTTGTCCAAATCATTCTTAATTTCCCTTTGAAGCTCTTCATCAATTGCAAGAGTGTTGAAAGTCATTGGATGGTTGAACTTAGTAGGTTTACAACACCAACAATCATAGTCATTTGAGTGAATCTTAAGTGCCACCATTCCTTGTTTAATTTGAGTGGACCGTTCATTCCTAATCTCTTCCTTGATCATTTTCTTGGCTTGGAGGAATTTGATAAGGTCTTGTAGGCATTCTGTAGCATCACAATCCTTTGTGAGCTCTTCTCCAATTTCAGCAGGAGTAACTTGAACTTCTCCTAGAAGCACTTCAATCTTTTCAAAGAGTTCATGTTCAGTAATGCAAAGGTAGTTAGTAACCAATTTCTTAAAAGCAGAAAAGTTGCAATATGACAAGTGAATTTGCTTGTCCATTCTACCAGGCCTTAATAGAGCAGGATCAAGCCTGTCTTTGTGATTTGTTGTGAAAACAATTATGTGTTCTTCTCCACAGCACGACCAGAGACCATCTGTCGCATTCAATAGTCCCGAAAGTGTCATCTGtagaaaaattatcacaaacattagtttaaaattatgttattattataacTAGTTTCTAACAAATATTTGACATGAACAAAATAATATCATACAATTACATTCAAGTGGTCTCTCGGCATAGATGCAACCTTGCagtaatttcatcatatatataaaagtttagGTGAGTTGGATCTCAAAGAGTCTCCATGTTCTGGATAGACATCATGGACTAAAGAGTAATTACATATGTATCATATCTTACCAACTGGATCAACTATTTCGAACCAATGCCCTCACATGTAAATATTT
Proteins encoded in this window:
- the LOC11405732 gene encoding AAA-ATPase At3g50940 isoform X1; translation: MFDTKPLVSAMASIVFMRTITNELIPHELLQFFQAGIHHLFRQSSAQFTILIEEFQGMARNQVFEAAQAYLGTKATVSADRVKVSKSEDHKELAFNIDRNEEVSDVFEGVSVKWKLICIQVDSSRIRHYDNDSSPVSEIRSYELTFHKKHKNKIFDSYLPYVMEIAKQIKQGDMAIKIYSNEYSWSGDVKFNHPMSFDTLAIDEELQRDIKNDLDKFVRSREFYRRTGKAWKRGYLLYGPPGTGKSSLIAAMANYLNYDIYDLDLTNVQDNKRLKQLILDMSNRSILVIEDIDCTVKLQNREEDEEIVDNGYNKMTLSGLLNATDGLWSCCGEEHIIVFTTNHKDRLDPALLRPGRMDKQIHLSYCNFSAFKKLVTNYLCITEHELFEKIEVLLGEVQVTPAEIGEELTKDCDATECLQDLIKFLQAKKMIKEEIRNERSTQIKQGMVALKIHSNDYDCWCCKPTKFNHPMTFNTLAIDEELQREIKNDLDKFVRDNEFYRRTGKAWKRGYLLYGPPGTGKSSLIAAMANYLNYDIYDLDLTDVEDNKSLKQLILSMSNRAILVIEDIDCTINLQNREEEKEAVDNGDNDKVTLSGLLNAVDGLWSCCGEEHIIVFTTNHKERLDPALLRPGRIDKQIHLSYCNFSAFKKLIINYLCITEHELFDKIEVLLGEVQVTPAEIAEELTKDVDATECLQDLIKFLQVKKMKKEEIKKEENVKEESELGSENI